A genomic stretch from Rubripirellula reticaptiva includes:
- a CDS encoding methylamine utilization protein — protein sequence MKISTLRHIVFSVAVAAAPFVGSQVNAEETGDLKIRFEYGGTPPKAEAIDVNKDVEFCGRNPLIDERLIVNPDNKGIKNVVVYVYTGRGGTKLPDFEPAKNTHTLANENCRFEPHIVVAQVGDTLEVTNPDAVGHNANLGFFNNKQQNFTIPSGQSKMVELEKDEPAPIPVDCNIHPWMKSFVVVLEHPFAAVSNADGEMVIKGLPVGTELVFRAYHESGSISDVTINGKKEEWKRSRFETTVKAGENDMGTVVIPAEALKSN from the coding sequence TTGAAGATTTCGACTCTACGTCACATTGTTTTTTCTGTTGCCGTTGCTGCAGCTCCGTTTGTCGGCAGCCAAGTAAATGCCGAAGAAACTGGCGATCTGAAAATTCGCTTCGAATATGGCGGAACCCCTCCGAAAGCAGAAGCGATCGACGTCAACAAGGATGTCGAGTTCTGTGGCCGAAATCCGCTGATCGACGAGCGATTGATTGTTAACCCGGACAATAAAGGCATTAAGAACGTTGTCGTTTACGTTTACACCGGCCGAGGCGGGACGAAACTGCCAGACTTTGAACCAGCCAAGAACACACACACACTGGCCAACGAAAACTGTCGCTTCGAGCCACACATTGTTGTCGCACAAGTCGGCGACACGCTTGAAGTGACCAACCCGGATGCCGTTGGACACAATGCAAATCTGGGATTCTTTAACAACAAGCAACAGAACTTCACAATCCCATCAGGCCAATCGAAAATGGTTGAGCTTGAGAAGGACGAACCTGCACCGATCCCCGTCGATTGCAACATTCACCCTTGGATGAAGTCGTTTGTCGTTGTACTTGAACACCCATTTGCCGCGGTCAGCAACGCCGACGGCGAAATGGTCATCAAGGGACTTCCTGTTGGCACTGAACTGGTCTTCCGAGCGTATCACGAGTCAGGATCAATCAGCGACGTAACAATCAACGGCAAGAAAGAAGAATGGAAGCGAAGCCGGTTCGAAACCACCGTCAAGGCAGGCGAGAACGACATGGGCACAGTCGTGATTCCCGCTGAGGCACTGAAATCAAACTAA
- a CDS encoding glycosyltransferase family protein — protein MQSTRAHSIGLFIVTIVVMTIAVVVRLSSLYESFWVDELHSAWCVWESFADVMPRASAGNQSPVYFAGLWAWKQLVGESEFALRLSSVIAVAMGAGVLCVGVGRWTGQVAAGTAAGLTLALESNALFFGTELRPFAMVILFSSLATVCFVRLATTASREEDWPKWLCLVISVLLAMACQPTSLGVLAWLPAIVCLVWGWRDRGSMTEVDGKSIALAAIAIASFWAIWKVTLDESWHRRDAWASFGTANDPWQIWQAWDWFWLSIAPAGLTVAGAVYRWQIGTGLDRKTVVKRNLKAAQRDRITLAIILLAAALTTAYWTVSWSGVMPIWHRRYFIAVLPMLAVGMGGAVASVPAFIRGSNWLVAAVMISGLTWQQGTMTSLVRSPRSVIVARGEDWRGAVDWVNDNAMPDDRILLDAGLIEARTIEISAASYQVKQYLSYPIMGPYEIRQDVEAIGPDLGKITVTPDKSVLIITRRPMARIDESVFPKAEIHGFGGVSVIRLPAND, from the coding sequence ATGCAATCAACGCGAGCTCATTCGATCGGCTTGTTCATTGTCACGATCGTCGTGATGACGATCGCGGTGGTTGTTCGACTGTCCTCCCTGTATGAAAGTTTCTGGGTCGACGAACTGCACTCGGCTTGGTGCGTCTGGGAATCGTTTGCCGATGTGATGCCTCGGGCGAGCGCAGGCAATCAATCGCCGGTTTACTTTGCTGGGCTTTGGGCATGGAAACAACTGGTCGGTGAATCAGAGTTTGCACTGCGGCTTAGCAGCGTGATTGCCGTTGCGATGGGCGCTGGAGTTCTGTGCGTTGGAGTCGGACGTTGGACGGGACAGGTTGCGGCTGGCACCGCCGCAGGACTAACGCTTGCATTGGAGTCGAACGCGTTGTTTTTTGGCACCGAACTGCGGCCATTTGCGATGGTGATCCTGTTTTCGTCCCTGGCAACCGTTTGCTTTGTTCGATTGGCGACGACCGCGTCCCGTGAGGAAGACTGGCCGAAATGGCTTTGCCTGGTGATTTCAGTACTCCTTGCGATGGCGTGCCAACCGACGAGTCTGGGGGTGCTGGCATGGTTGCCCGCGATCGTTTGCTTGGTTTGGGGGTGGCGTGACCGCGGATCGATGACCGAAGTCGACGGCAAATCAATTGCCTTGGCCGCGATTGCGATCGCATCGTTTTGGGCGATCTGGAAGGTCACGTTGGATGAATCCTGGCATCGCCGCGATGCATGGGCGTCATTCGGCACAGCGAACGATCCATGGCAAATTTGGCAAGCCTGGGATTGGTTTTGGCTGTCAATCGCACCGGCCGGACTGACTGTCGCCGGCGCTGTCTATCGGTGGCAAATCGGCACCGGCCTCGATCGAAAAACAGTGGTAAAACGGAACCTAAAGGCGGCCCAGCGAGACCGCATCACCCTTGCGATCATCTTGCTTGCCGCCGCGTTAACGACCGCATACTGGACCGTGTCATGGTCGGGCGTGATGCCGATTTGGCATCGGCGATATTTCATTGCAGTCCTGCCAATGCTTGCGGTTGGCATGGGCGGCGCAGTTGCTTCCGTGCCGGCGTTCATCCGAGGCTCAAACTGGCTAGTCGCCGCCGTGATGATCTCGGGATTGACGTGGCAACAGGGCACGATGACCAGCTTGGTCCGATCACCTCGCAGCGTGATTGTCGCACGCGGCGAAGATTGGCGTGGGGCGGTCGATTGGGTGAACGACAACGCGATGCCCGATGATCGGATCCTGTTGGACGCCGGCCTCATCGAAGCACGAACGATCGAAATTTCAGCGGCAAGCTACCAAGTCAAACAGTACCTCAGCTATCCCATCATGGGACCGTACGAGATCCGCCAAGACGTTGAAGCCATCGGCCCAGACCTGGGTAAAATCACGGTCACCCCGGACAAATCAGTACTTATCATCACTCGCCGCCCTATGGCACGCATCGACGAATCAGTTTTCCCAAAAGCCGAAATCCATGGCTTCGGGGGCGTATCAGTCATTCGGTTGCCTGCTAATGATTGA
- a CDS encoding c-type cytochrome, whose product MKLQHSHAFQLVALAAVMNCLLALPPARADDETSRDDEASRGYRTLTELPLLSSDFTQEVFENSWQSWPEPLRKAAAQASPDERWKMAFDRYGLTVRPGDDSGKPLQYVVDEATGTWTMNCFACHGGDVYGVPTPGAPNNRFALQTLTEEIRSTKFKLGKPFSRMDLGSLVIPLGTTNGTTNAVVFGMGLMSSRDADLNLISTPLESFTHHDMDAPPWWHFKKRPYLYIDGFAEKGHRALMQFALIPENGPAFFRDHEDEFKDVKAYLSSLTPPPFTGVIDESLAEQGRVLFNETCAECHGTYGDNPSYPNRRISIDEIGTDPVRLHALSTTGRQKYANSWFAHAGEPDEHSTVVDPDGYVAPPLDGIWASPPYFHNGSVPTLWHVLHPTDRPTVWRRTDQAMDAEKVGFHIELAEKMPLNEPDVAIRRSYFDTRRFGKSGSGHNYPDLLSETDKQAVLEYLKKL is encoded by the coding sequence ATGAAGTTGCAGCACTCGCATGCCTTTCAACTGGTCGCCTTAGCCGCAGTGATGAATTGTCTGCTTGCTTTGCCGCCAGCGCGAGCGGATGACGAGACTTCACGTGATGATGAGGCTTCGCGTGGCTACCGAACACTGACAGAGTTGCCGCTGCTTTCCAGCGACTTCACGCAAGAGGTATTCGAAAACAGCTGGCAATCTTGGCCCGAACCGCTGCGTAAGGCCGCGGCCCAGGCATCGCCAGATGAACGGTGGAAAATGGCATTTGATCGCTATGGTTTAACCGTTCGGCCGGGCGACGATTCGGGCAAACCGCTGCAATATGTCGTCGACGAAGCGACCGGGACTTGGACGATGAACTGCTTTGCCTGTCATGGCGGCGACGTCTATGGCGTGCCAACACCGGGTGCCCCGAACAATCGATTCGCGCTGCAAACGCTGACCGAAGAAATTCGGTCGACGAAATTCAAACTCGGCAAACCGTTTTCGCGGATGGACTTGGGCTCGCTCGTGATCCCTCTCGGGACGACCAACGGCACCACCAACGCGGTCGTGTTTGGGATGGGATTGATGAGCAGTCGCGACGCCGATCTGAACTTGATTTCAACACCTCTCGAATCGTTCACTCACCATGACATGGATGCGCCGCCGTGGTGGCACTTCAAGAAGCGTCCCTACCTCTACATCGATGGGTTTGCCGAAAAGGGTCACCGCGCCTTGATGCAGTTTGCATTGATCCCCGAGAACGGGCCAGCGTTTTTTAGGGATCACGAAGACGAGTTCAAAGATGTCAAAGCCTACCTTTCGTCGCTGACACCGCCCCCGTTCACGGGTGTGATTGACGAGAGTCTGGCAGAGCAGGGCAGGGTACTGTTCAACGAAACCTGCGCCGAGTGTCACGGCACTTACGGCGACAACCCAAGCTATCCCAATCGGCGAATTTCGATCGACGAAATTGGCACCGATCCTGTTCGCTTACACGCACTGTCGACGACCGGCCGGCAAAAGTACGCCAACAGTTGGTTTGCTCATGCGGGTGAACCCGACGAGCATTCCACCGTGGTCGATCCCGACGGCTACGTTGCTCCGCCGCTGGATGGAATTTGGGCTAGCCCCCCGTACTTCCACAACGGCAGCGTGCCGACGCTATGGCACGTGCTGCACCCCACCGACCGGCCAACCGTTTGGCGACGAACCGACCAGGCGATGGATGCCGAAAAAGTGGGCTTTCATATCGAACTGGCCGAGAAAATGCCGCTAAACGAGCCGGATGTAGCGATCCGCCGCAGCTATTTTGACACGCGTCGATTCGGAAAGAGCGGCTCCGGCCACAATTATCCAGACTTGCTGTCCGAGACCGACAAGCAAGCGGTGCTTGAATATCTGAAAAAGCTGTGA
- the thiC gene encoding phosphomethylpyrimidine synthase ThiC, whose protein sequence is MSQTQLQAARAGEITPEMEYVAKREDLAVELIRDEIAAGRMVIPANKVHAAGSLEPMAIGIAAKCKINANIGNSAVTSNPGEELEKLHTAVHFGADTVMDLSTGKDIDEIRRQIIEKSPVPIGTVPIYQMLEELGGNIEDMTAQHFLDMCEHQAKQGVDYMTVHAGVKLEHLHLSINRVTGIVSRGGSLISKWMMVHNKQNPLYTAFDDLCDIFRQYDVTWSLGDGLRPGSIADASDAAQFAELDVLGELTKRGQANGTQVMVEGPGHIPLNQIQMNIEKQIEVCDGAPFYVLGPLVTDIAPGYDHITSCIGAANAGMHGAAMLCYVTPKEHLGLPNEEDVKQGVIAYKIAAHAADVARGRKGAQDRDDALSKARFAFDWNEQFRLSLDPETARRYHDETLPQETFKSAHFCSMCGPKYCSMKITEEIRQLAKDKKLVGMPVVEAPVVEAK, encoded by the coding sequence ATGAGTCAAACACAACTGCAGGCTGCCCGCGCGGGTGAAATCACGCCGGAAATGGAATATGTCGCCAAGCGAGAAGACTTGGCCGTCGAGCTGATCCGTGACGAAATCGCCGCTGGCCGAATGGTCATCCCGGCCAACAAAGTCCACGCGGCCGGATCGCTTGAACCGATGGCGATCGGCATCGCTGCAAAGTGCAAGATCAACGCCAACATTGGCAACAGCGCCGTGACCAGCAATCCAGGCGAAGAGCTTGAGAAGCTGCACACGGCAGTCCACTTTGGCGCCGATACCGTCATGGACTTGTCGACCGGCAAGGACATCGACGAGATCCGTCGCCAAATCATCGAAAAGAGCCCCGTGCCGATCGGAACCGTACCGATCTACCAGATGCTCGAAGAACTCGGTGGCAACATCGAGGACATGACCGCTCAACACTTCTTGGACATGTGCGAGCATCAAGCCAAGCAAGGTGTCGACTACATGACGGTTCATGCAGGCGTCAAGCTGGAACACTTGCACCTAAGCATCAACCGCGTCACAGGCATCGTTAGCCGTGGTGGTTCGTTGATTTCGAAGTGGATGATGGTTCACAACAAACAGAACCCGCTGTACACGGCATTCGATGATCTGTGCGATATCTTCCGTCAATACGATGTGACTTGGTCGCTCGGTGACGGACTGCGTCCCGGTTCAATCGCCGATGCATCGGACGCAGCTCAGTTTGCCGAACTTGACGTGTTGGGTGAACTAACCAAGCGCGGCCAAGCCAACGGAACTCAGGTCATGGTCGAAGGGCCGGGACACATTCCGTTGAACCAGATCCAAATGAACATCGAAAAGCAAATCGAAGTTTGTGACGGTGCTCCGTTCTATGTCTTGGGTCCATTGGTTACGGACATTGCACCGGGCTATGATCACATCACCAGTTGCATTGGCGCGGCCAACGCTGGCATGCACGGTGCAGCGATGTTGTGCTATGTGACGCCGAAAGAACACCTCGGCTTGCCTAACGAAGAAGACGTCAAGCAAGGCGTGATCGCCTACAAGATCGCTGCTCACGCGGCTGACGTCGCCCGCGGCCGCAAGGGAGCACAAGATCGCGATGACGCGCTATCCAAAGCACGCTTCGCATTCGACTGGAACGAGCAATTCCGCTTGTCACTTGATCCAGAAACCGCTCGTCGTTATCACGACGAAACGTTGCCACAAGAAACCTTCAAGAGCGCCCACTTCTGCAGCATGTGCGGACCGAAGTACTGCTCGATGAAGATTACCGAAGAAATTCGGCAATTGGCGAAGGACAAGAAACTGGTTGGAATGCCAGTCGTCGAAGCTCCCGTTGTGGAAGCCAAGTAA
- a CDS encoding MFS transporter — protein MSSKILQRGFLSLLTAQFFGAMNDNVLKGILTFMVIDGAWAGQLGAGGQGIVGICFTIPFILLSGYGGQLADRFSKRDVTLWVKIAEIPIAIIAAVGFFTGNLWVTLLSLIALTCQSSFFGPAKYGMIPELVDDGDLSRANGTINMMTNVAVIVGTLVAGAVSDRYSPQAGAAGIAWLPGAALTLIAVGGWIAAIFMPRLPVGDRKLKWDWNPVSTYVMTVREMAESRLLMVMMAWGYFYLLAGLALFIVPEYTVVLGINRAEASALMGVLGVAIGVGCAVAGLISGHKIQPRLIPIGAGGLIVFFTLLGAVPTSKMPGASMLDVATSMTSFLIFGAGFFSGFYIVPLQALLQYLSPDDERGRFLGTANAVSFTFMTVAALLYWAIRPGFGDRPQHIFYICAILMAVGAAFFLWRLRGTGLVVGSDGVEPPSKA, from the coding sequence GTGTCCAGCAAAATTTTGCAACGTGGTTTCCTGAGTCTGTTGACGGCTCAGTTCTTTGGGGCGATGAATGACAATGTCCTGAAAGGGATTTTGACGTTCATGGTGATCGATGGTGCCTGGGCCGGACAGCTTGGTGCCGGTGGCCAGGGCATCGTCGGGATCTGCTTTACGATCCCGTTCATTTTGCTTTCGGGATATGGCGGTCAGCTTGCCGATCGCTTTTCGAAACGTGACGTCACACTGTGGGTGAAAATTGCCGAGATCCCGATTGCGATCATTGCCGCCGTTGGATTCTTCACGGGCAATTTGTGGGTCACGTTGTTGTCGTTGATCGCCCTGACTTGCCAGAGTTCGTTCTTTGGGCCAGCCAAGTATGGGATGATTCCCGAATTGGTTGATGATGGCGATCTTAGCCGAGCCAATGGAACGATCAACATGATGACCAACGTTGCGGTCATTGTGGGAACGCTGGTGGCCGGCGCGGTTAGCGATCGATACTCGCCTCAAGCCGGTGCCGCGGGGATCGCCTGGCTGCCCGGGGCGGCGCTGACTTTGATTGCCGTCGGTGGCTGGATCGCGGCGATTTTCATGCCGCGGTTGCCGGTTGGTGATCGCAAGCTCAAATGGGATTGGAATCCAGTTTCAACTTATGTGATGACGGTCCGTGAGATGGCCGAGTCGCGATTGTTGATGGTGATGATGGCCTGGGGCTACTTCTACTTGCTAGCTGGGCTGGCGCTGTTCATTGTGCCAGAGTACACCGTGGTGCTTGGTATCAATCGAGCTGAAGCCAGTGCGTTGATGGGCGTGTTGGGCGTTGCGATCGGTGTTGGTTGTGCGGTGGCCGGATTGATTTCGGGCCACAAGATTCAGCCGCGATTGATTCCCATTGGCGCGGGCGGGTTGATCGTCTTTTTTACGTTGTTGGGAGCAGTTCCAACTTCGAAAATGCCTGGCGCCAGTATGCTTGATGTTGCTACCAGCATGACGTCGTTTCTGATTTTTGGTGCTGGGTTCTTTTCTGGGTTCTACATCGTTCCCCTGCAAGCACTGCTGCAGTACTTGTCGCCGGACGACGAACGAGGTCGATTCTTGGGAACGGCGAACGCAGTCTCGTTCACTTTCATGACCGTGGCCGCACTATTGTACTGGGCCATCCGTCCAGGCTTTGGTGATCGACCGCAGCACATCTTTTATATCTGCGCGATTTTGATGGCAGTGGGCGCCGCATTCTTTTTGTGGCGATTGCGTGGAACCGGACTTGTCGTCGGAAGTGACGGGGTGGAACCGCCAAGCAAAGCCTAG
- a CDS encoding O-linked N-acetylglucosamine transferase family protein has protein sequence MQASFLGHPNTSALQTIDYHLTDRFADPPGLTEHLYGEQLVWLDHAILAWRPYRIASEISVDDRDGPVLGVFNNIAKISPMALKTYALIIRRVPDAKLILKYGDRYSVTQLQDRYRREFAAEGVLPHRLDFRTQTESLRQHLRTMMSCDLALDAFPYQGTMTSFECLSVGTPVVSCCGDYYAHRATSAMMMRMGLHQIGGK, from the coding sequence GTGCAGGCTTCGTTTTTGGGTCACCCCAATACATCGGCCTTGCAAACGATTGACTATCATTTGACCGATCGATTCGCCGACCCACCGGGTTTGACCGAGCATCTTTACGGCGAACAATTGGTGTGGCTGGACCACGCGATCTTGGCATGGCGGCCGTATAGAATCGCCAGCGAAATCTCGGTCGATGATCGCGATGGTCCGGTGCTGGGCGTCTTCAACAATATCGCCAAGATTTCGCCGATGGCGCTAAAAACCTATGCGTTAATCATTCGCCGCGTGCCAGACGCGAAGTTGATTTTGAAGTACGGTGATCGCTACAGCGTTACCCAACTGCAGGATCGATACCGACGGGAATTTGCGGCCGAGGGTGTGCTTCCTCATCGACTCGATTTTCGCACGCAAACCGAATCGCTCCGGCAGCACTTGCGAACGATGATGTCCTGTGATTTGGCGCTCGATGCGTTTCCCTATCAAGGGACGATGACGTCCTTTGAGTGTTTGTCCGTGGGAACTCCGGTCGTCTCGTGTTGTGGCGACTATTACGCGCATCGAGCCACGTCGGCGATGATGATGCGAATGGGGCTGCATCAAATTGGTGGCAAGTGA
- the dapB gene encoding 4-hydroxy-tetrahydrodipicolinate reductase, with amino-acid sequence MSKQIQLAVHGAAGRMGRRVVALAAEDKDIQVTAAIDHADNGLIGQDAGLVAGIAALNVLLTPEWPNYASVMIDFSLPIAVDACVAKCVTAKMPLVIATTGLHDSQKEAIAAAAKLIPIVWAPSMSTAVNLTMKVTQQITETLKNVAGGVDIEIIERHHRFKADAPSGTALRFGELIAEKMDGDVKHVHGREGETGQRTRNEIGYHAVRVGDNPGEHTIVFGMLGERIEINVAASNRDCYASGAIAAAKFLQGKPAGLYSMFDVLGLS; translated from the coding sequence ATGAGCAAACAAATTCAACTCGCCGTTCACGGCGCCGCTGGTCGAATGGGACGCCGCGTGGTGGCGCTTGCCGCCGAAGATAAAGACATCCAAGTCACTGCCGCGATCGATCACGCCGATAACGGCTTGATCGGGCAAGACGCAGGGCTCGTCGCGGGTATCGCTGCGCTGAACGTCTTGCTGACGCCCGAATGGCCGAATTACGCCAGCGTGATGATCGATTTCTCGTTGCCCATTGCCGTCGATGCCTGTGTCGCTAAATGCGTCACGGCCAAGATGCCGCTTGTGATCGCAACGACGGGGCTGCATGATTCGCAAAAAGAGGCGATCGCCGCCGCCGCAAAACTGATCCCGATCGTCTGGGCACCCAGCATGTCGACGGCGGTCAACTTGACGATGAAGGTGACCCAGCAAATCACCGAAACGTTGAAGAACGTGGCGGGCGGAGTCGACATCGAAATCATCGAACGGCACCATCGTTTCAAAGCCGATGCACCAAGCGGAACGGCGCTGCGATTCGGTGAACTGATCGCCGAAAAGATGGACGGCGACGTCAAGCACGTTCACGGACGCGAAGGCGAAACCGGGCAACGGACACGAAACGAAATCGGCTATCACGCGGTGCGAGTCGGCGACAATCCCGGTGAGCACACCATCGTCTTCGGCATGCTGGGCGAGCGAATCGAGATCAACGTCGCAGCCAGCAATCGCGACTGCTACGCATCCGGCGCGATCGCCGCAGCCAAGTTCCTGCAAGGTAAACCGGCCGGCCTGTACAGCATGTTCGACGTGCTTGGCTTGTCGTAA
- a CDS encoding DEAD/DEAH box helicase, protein MGSPPAGCWCSDSEGEGPCVHGYGFVSYLVTQLKQQGTELRKRIENQDIDEGELDLKRFAPDRSKLALREIDRMLASNLVVTDEVDAGLPELSQIKEQRICWDVIFHDDYIHLRPVLQQRKKRGGGFTKGRAISLEKLRNNSSLPLSPIDQRVVQHIELDSDRYYYSRSEYTIDEFAALVELVGADNVVADGVSIEVKRRPLVLAIIQRDAFCDFRIADEQGNCKEELPMVVNQESLAALDLPNQIVYISQSGEQVIGIVKRLVSMPPISVEHRAGLIAKARELQKVVTIRLDEADGGPVVAESAPLAVLLRSRTDGALDLAIRIRDAGGTLRRPGIEPTIRSATRDGKPIQIQRLLDDELRRGHAAVRSLGVSVDRENWFGSIADFRAGLSLLEKLQSGDNEIEVLWDQSSAQPISVLGNLTSKNVRVDISSKRNWFGVTGECNFGGKTMPLKALLDGLATSDNDEVSGDYLKVGESQWARVSQQLRERLKKLRDATNSDRSSLRLDATAAPAIRDLMDGDFEVNAAKAWQKCLDRLSRAEKLQPELPASLDATLRDYQIEGYNWLRRLAEWGVGGILADDMGLGKTLQTLAVLLDRSADGPSLVIAPTSVGFNWVREAERFTPSLNVHLYRETERGEFLPSVGPGDLVICSYGLALRDQKALADVKWSTVVLDEAQAIKNSNSKTSKAIATLNADWFVALTGTPVENHLGELWSLFHVVSPGVFGGWEQFRKRFAAPIEKQNNEDARLSLANRLKPFVLRRTKKEVLTELPPRTEMNLYVELSPAERAEYENVRLAALGEIEQLESLPDIKDQRFKILAMLTRLRQISCHVGLVNKDWTDSSAKLDQLCETLVSLKEEGHRALIFSQFTQHLALIRAALDAKEFSYEYLDGSTPAKLRQEAVDRFQNGTADAFLISLKAGGTGLNLTAADYVIHMDPWWNPAVEDQATDRAHRMGQDKPVMVYRIVARGTIEEEILALHETKRDLVAGVMEGTESAAKLSNDDLIRMLRQ, encoded by the coding sequence TTGGGCTCTCCGCCGGCCGGTTGCTGGTGCAGCGATTCCGAGGGCGAGGGGCCCTGTGTTCATGGCTATGGTTTTGTTTCTTACTTGGTCACGCAGTTAAAGCAGCAAGGGACGGAACTGCGCAAGCGTATCGAAAACCAGGACATCGACGAAGGAGAGCTGGACCTAAAACGCTTTGCGCCGGACCGATCAAAGCTTGCGCTGCGGGAAATCGACAGAATGTTGGCCAGTAATTTGGTGGTCACGGACGAAGTTGATGCCGGTTTGCCTGAACTGTCCCAGATCAAAGAGCAACGGATCTGTTGGGACGTTATTTTCCATGACGACTACATCCATTTGCGGCCCGTCTTGCAGCAGCGAAAGAAACGTGGCGGCGGTTTTACCAAAGGCCGCGCGATTTCGCTGGAAAAGCTGCGAAATAACTCGTCGTTGCCGCTTTCGCCGATCGATCAAAGAGTCGTTCAGCATATTGAATTGGATTCCGATCGATACTATTACTCGCGGTCCGAATACACGATTGACGAGTTCGCGGCGCTGGTCGAATTGGTTGGCGCTGACAATGTTGTGGCGGATGGCGTTTCGATCGAAGTGAAGCGGCGACCGTTAGTGCTGGCGATCATCCAGAGAGACGCTTTCTGTGATTTTCGGATCGCCGACGAACAGGGCAACTGCAAGGAAGAGTTGCCAATGGTGGTCAATCAAGAATCGCTGGCGGCGTTGGATCTGCCCAACCAGATCGTCTACATCTCTCAGTCCGGCGAACAAGTGATTGGTATTGTGAAGCGACTGGTCAGTATGCCCCCGATTTCGGTTGAACATCGAGCCGGATTGATTGCCAAAGCACGCGAGTTGCAGAAAGTGGTGACGATTCGTTTAGACGAAGCCGACGGTGGGCCAGTTGTCGCCGAGTCAGCGCCACTTGCCGTTTTGCTGCGCAGTCGCACCGACGGTGCGCTTGATTTGGCGATTCGAATTCGCGATGCGGGCGGCACACTGCGCCGGCCCGGCATTGAGCCGACGATTCGTTCAGCGACTCGCGATGGCAAGCCCATTCAAATCCAGCGGTTGCTCGATGATGAATTGCGCCGCGGCCACGCAGCCGTTCGCTCACTCGGCGTTTCCGTCGATCGCGAAAATTGGTTTGGCAGCATCGCTGATTTTCGCGCCGGGTTGTCGTTGCTTGAAAAGTTGCAGTCAGGCGATAACGAGATCGAAGTGCTGTGGGATCAATCCAGCGCCCAGCCGATCTCAGTGCTGGGCAATTTGACCAGCAAGAATGTTCGCGTCGACATCAGCAGCAAACGGAATTGGTTCGGCGTCACCGGCGAGTGCAATTTCGGCGGCAAAACGATGCCGCTGAAAGCGTTGCTCGATGGGCTGGCGACCAGTGACAACGACGAAGTGTCGGGTGACTACTTGAAGGTCGGCGAGAGCCAGTGGGCACGCGTTTCGCAGCAACTTCGTGAGCGATTGAAAAAGCTTCGCGATGCAACGAACTCGGATCGGTCGTCCCTGCGGCTCGACGCGACCGCGGCGCCGGCCATTCGCGATTTGATGGACGGTGATTTCGAAGTCAACGCGGCCAAGGCTTGGCAGAAATGCCTGGACCGACTTAGCCGAGCCGAAAAGCTGCAGCCCGAGTTGCCGGCGAGCCTGGATGCGACTCTGCGCGACTACCAAATCGAGGGTTACAACTGGCTGCGTCGTTTGGCTGAGTGGGGTGTTGGTGGAATCCTGGCCGACGACATGGGGCTGGGGAAAACGCTGCAAACATTGGCGGTGTTGTTGGATCGATCTGCCGATGGGCCATCGCTGGTCATCGCGCCAACATCGGTCGGGTTCAACTGGGTTCGTGAAGCCGAGCGGTTCACGCCAAGTTTGAATGTGCACCTGTACCGCGAAACCGAACGTGGCGAGTTTCTGCCGTCGGTCGGACCCGGCGACTTGGTCATCTGTAGTTACGGATTGGCGCTGCGAGACCAGAAGGCGCTTGCCGATGTGAAATGGAGCACCGTCGTGCTGGATGAAGCGCAGGCGATCAAGAACAGCAACAGCAAGACGTCGAAAGCAATCGCGACCCTGAATGCAGACTGGTTCGTGGCACTGACCGGTACGCCGGTTGAAAACCACTTGGGCGAATTGTGGAGTCTGTTTCATGTGGTATCGCCCGGCGTCTTTGGCGGTTGGGAACAGTTTCGAAAACGCTTTGCCGCGCCGATCGAAAAGCAAAACAACGAAGACGCTCGATTGTCACTCGCCAACCGCTTGAAGCCATTCGTGCTGCGTCGGACCAAGAAAGAAGTGTTGACGGAATTACCGCCTCGCACGGAAATGAACCTGTACGTCGAGCTAAGCCCCGCCGAACGGGCCGAGTACGAGAACGTACGGTTGGCGGCGCTTGGCGAAATTGAACAGCTTGAATCGTTGCCGGACATCAAAGATCAACGCTTCAAGATTTTGGCGATGCTGACCCGTTTGCGACAAATTTCTTGTCACGTTGGACTGGTCAACAAAGACTGGACCGATTCGTCAGCAAAATTGGATCAGCTTTGCGAGACGCTTGTAAGCCTAAAAGAAGAAGGTCACCGCGCACTGATCTTTAGCCAGTTCACCCAGCACTTGGCGTTGATCCGTGCGGCACTGGACGCGAAAGAATTCAGCTACGAGTACCTGGACGGATCGACGCCCGCGAAGTTGCGTCAAGAAGCAGTTGACCGATTTCAAAACGGAACCGCGGACGCGTTTCTGATTTCGCTAAAGGCGGGCGGCACCGGTCTAAATCTGACCGCTGCTGACTACGTCATCCACATGGATCCGTGGTGGAACCCCGCCGTCGAAGACCAAGCGACCGACCGCGCTCACCGGATGGGACAAGACAAGCCAGTGATGGTTTACCGGATTGTCGCGCGAGGGACGATTGAAGAGGAGATTTTGGCACTGCATGAAACCAAGCGAGATCTCGTTGCTGGTGTGATGGAAGGGACTGAATCAGCGGCGAAATTGTCCAATGACGACTTGATCCGAATGTTGCGGCAATAG